The Lasioglossum baleicum unplaced genomic scaffold, iyLasBale1 scaffold0021, whole genome shotgun sequence genome contains a region encoding:
- the LOC143219228 gene encoding uncharacterized protein LOC143219228: MHALIPLIAGLSLVSGAQFNLPYVICPGCQLLVDQQYQYQNTRTGEHAYSYAGGPSAKEEIKGADGVVRGSYSYVDAYGVPQSVFYVADDYGFRVAATDLPTDNNPSPSSANPVLLVRIQKPEEQSKSEEPAKPSRAKRSLDIGENQSEKKLGDVASVKTILAPEATLVHGLPFSTSHQSQVQIHKGVSVDPILAKPLLKLEPQAFYQPLILHSEIPLATSHQSQVQIHNNANVKLSGVEDADKDKPIDVLSLPQILHAPSLYESLTPLSLLPSYHENRIELHKQLGIEGAKLKNTVKINTEPLALVESPALVAEKAVPVLHQATLPQVIAKEAIVPATTSVTASISEHGISQIHPSAKVVQPLAVPSLSYVENAAPVVPVVNEPVPAGKLATATVTTSVSSHGVSQIHGASKITAEPIPLLKTVPLAQVHVFAEPVYLR, translated from the exons ATGCACGCACTG ATTCCATTGATCGCAGGTCTGAGCCTGGTCTCGGGCGCGCAGTTCAATCTACCATACGTCATCTGTCCAGGCTGCCAGCTTCTGGTAGACCAGCAGTACCAATACCAGAACACGAGGACAGGTGAGCACGCTTACAGTTATGCCGGCGGCCCCTCGGCGAAGGAGGAGATCAAAGGCGCCGACGGGGTCGTCCGCGGGTCTTACAGCTACGTGGACGCGTACGGTGTTCCCCAATCGGTGTTCTACGTAGCGGACGACTACGGTTTCCGCGTGGCCGCGACGGATTTGCCCACGGACAACAACCCGAGCCCGAGCTCAGCCAACCCCGTCCTCCTGGTTCGAATCCAAAAACCCGAGGAACAATCGAAATCGGAGGAACCGGCGAAACCTAGCCGCGCGAAGCGAAGCTTGGACATCGGCGAGAACCAGAGCGAGAAGAAGTTAGGGGACGTAGCCAGCGTGAAAACGATCCTGGCGCCGGAGGCTACTCTGGTCCATGGTTTGCCTTTCTCCACGTCCCATCAGAGCCAGGTGCAGATCCACAAAGGTGTCAGCGTGGATCCAATTTTAGCGAAACCTCTGCTCAAGCTGGAGCCGCAGGCTTTCTACCAGCCGCTGATCCTGCATAGCGAGATTCCTCTGGCGACCTCCCATCAGAGTCAAGTTCAAATCCACAACAACGCCAACGTGAAGCTGTCGGGTGTCGAGGACGCCGACAAGGACAAGCCGATCGATGTTCTAAGTCTGCCGCAGATTCTCCATGCCCCGAGCCTCTACGAGAGCCTGACCCCTCTGTCCCTTCTGCCCTCTTATCACGAAAACCGCATCGAACTTCACAAACAGCTCGGCATCGAGGGAGCCAAGCTGAAGAACACGGTGAAAATAAACACTGAGCCGCTCGCGCTCGTCGAATCGCCTGCCTTGGTCGCCGAGAAGGCTGTCCCCGTTCTGCACCAGGCGACACTACCCCAGGTGATCGCCAAAGAAGCCATTGTCCCGGCCACAACTTCCGTCACAGCCTCCATCTCCGAACACGGCATCAGTCAGATCCATCCTTCGGCGAAGGTCGTCCAGCCTCTAGCCGTGCCTAGCCTGTCCTACGTCGAGAACGCCGCCCCGGTGGTCCCGGTCGTCAACGAACCTGTCCCAGCTGGCAAACTCGCCACCGCCACAGTTACCACCTCCGTCAGCAGCCACGGAGTCAGCCAGATCCACGGAGCCTCCAAGATCACCGCGGAACCCATCCCGTTGCTCAAGACAGTGCCTCTAGCGCAAGTTCATGTCTTCGCCGAACCCGTCTACCTTCGCTAA
- the Htra2 gene encoding HTRA2-related serine protease — translation MAAPWSRLPWIVFKKNQLQYKPVLIFPFANRYPQYKFFFTNRQDRPTSNGTIKHVLTYTALFSGFSYILYKWKNDFMPTVHAKSINLTDINHNRDKYNFIADVVEISAPSVVYIEIKDNKRFDYFTGKPISVSNGSGFIVQSDGLVITNAHVVVNKPNTIVKVRLQDGNTYTGNVEDVDMHSDLATVRINKTNLPVMKLGNSSNIRPGEFVVAIGSPLALSNTITSGVISSVNRASEELGLYNKQMGYIQTDAAITFGNSGGPLVNLNGEAIGINAMRVTAGISFAIPIDHAKEFLKKAEMRRKGRGAQNTVETSKSRYMGVTMLSLTPNLLFELQQRLEGIPQGIRHGVLICKVIVGSPAHIGGLQQGDIITHVNDETVTSATNIYKAIDSSKILNLTVVRQMQVLRLAIEPEDM, via the exons ATGGCGGCCCCCTGGTCGCGTTTACCTTGGATTGTCTTCAAGAAAAATCAATTACAGTACAAACCAGTTTTAATTTTTCCGTTCGCGAATCGATATCCTCAATACAAGTTCTTCTTTACGAATCGTCAAGACCGTCCAACTTCCAATGGCACCATCAAACACGTGTTAACCTATACTGCACTCTTCTCCGGGTTTAGTTATATTTTGTACAAATGGAAGAACGATTTCATGCCAACGGTGCATGCAAAATCAATTAATCTGACAGATATTAATCACAACagagataaatacaattttatagccGATGTAGTAGAGATCTCAGCTCCTTCTGTCGTTTACATCGAAATCAAGGACAACAAAAG GTTTGATTATTTCACAGGTAAACCGATCAGTGTTAGCAATGGGTCCGGTTTCATCGTTCAATCCGATGGTCTCGTCATAACGAATGCCCATGTTGTTGTTAATAAACCGAACACAATTGTTAAG GTACGCCTTCAAGATGGGAACACCTATACCGGCAACGTGGAGGATGTCGATATGCACAGCGATCTTGCCACTGTGCGAATTAACAAG ACTAATCTACCCGTAATGAAACTTGGTAATTCGTCTAATATCAGACCAGGCGAATTCGTGGTTGCTATTGGATCCCCGCTCGCTTTAAGCAACACTATAACTAGCGGAGTTATCAGCAGCGTAAATAGAGCGAGCGAAGAGCTTGGTCTTTACAATAAGCAGATGGGTTACATCCAAACGGATGCTGCAATTACC tttgGCAATTCTGGTGGACCTCTGGTCAATTTAAACGGCGAAGCCATCGGTATAAACGCGATGAGAGTAACGGCTGGAATCTCGTTCGCAATACCTATCGATCACGCCAAGGAATTCTTGAAGAAGGCAGAAATGCGCAGAAAGGGCAGAG GTGCTCAAAATACAGTGGAGACATCCAAGAGCCGGTACATGGGAGTTACTATGCTCTCCCTAACGCCTAATCTACTTTTCGAACTGCAACAGAGGCTCGAAGGAATTCCCCAGGGTATTAGACACGGTGTTCTAATTTGCAAAGTGATCGTTGGGTCGCCGGCTCATAT AGGTGGGCTACAACAAGGCGATATCATAACGCACGTGAACGACGAGACGGTAACGAGTGCAACCAACATTTACAAGGCGATAGACTCGTCGAAAATTCTGAACCTGACTGTCGTCCGACAAATGCAGGTGTTACGTTTAGCTATCGAACCCGAGGATATGTAA
- the LOC143219226 gene encoding rRNA N(6)-adenosine-methyltransferase ZCCHC4, with protein MECFWSDPSKHPHCSHGPTLLFGTYENGKLEKFYVCAACRERKLCKFHLNEGEQLTKQQAAKWEKDRKEFASRYRHRSLYLSLHEVLALPPEKRNYCHTCDRLLNRSEKDDKHKDHDMKRGITDHEMKYPTEFLKPLENSKQEAQYFFSKKSTEDIANMLVKLGAKEVLCIGTPKIHELILDKYEDKMSSLLLDFDGRFHNFFGPLNYCWYNLLNNHFFDKDSAGVFRDFITQNKGKDAYVICDPPFGSRVEAISWSIKRLSDLHKKWNNIENEEDCLKIIFVFPYFMESLMKQKSNPPGVSGGLKDLKLTDYKVCYENHPQFVGNPKNKKLPSPIRIFTNIPLHLLELPESDGYKYCKRCKRWVSKENKHCKKCKDCTSKNGSRYKHCNICERCVKPYWKHCETCKRCIVVQHVCGQKPQMHGRCFKCNEVGHTEKECNAIEDTLDGTSNEKVKKRKANEDKDIEREVKRKKTNNLKKLPKKVEKRRATSKKVKKETKGLKENGVIKKKKLKKSKIVNNT; from the exons ATGGAATGTTTTTGGTCCGATCCAAGCAAACATCCACATTGTTCGCATG GACCAACTTTATTATTTGGTACATATGAAAATGGTAAGCTGGAGAAATTTTATGTATGCGCAGCTTGCCGTGAAAGAAAGTTGTGCAAATTTCACTTAAACGAAGGGGAACAATTAACAAAACAACAGGCAGCTAAGTGGGAGAAAGACAGGAAAGAATTTGCTTCCCGTTATCGGCATAGATCATTGTATCTGTCGTTGCACGAGGTACTAGCGCTGCCACCGGAGAAAAGAAATTATTGTCATACTTGCGACAGACTATTGAATCGTAGCGAGAAAGATGACAAGCACAAAGATCATGACATGAAAAGAGGTATTACCGATCACGAAATGAAATATCCAACAGAATTCTTAAAGCCCTTGGAAAATTCTAAACAGGAAGCTCAATATTTCTTTTCTAAGAAATCTACAGAGGATATAGCGAACATGCTCGTGAAGCTCGGCGCGAAAGAAGTTCTTTGTATCGGTACGCCTAAAATTCACGAGTTAATTTTAGATAAATACGAAGATAAAATGTCCTCCCTTTTATTGGACTTTGATGGAAGATTC CATAATTTTTTTGGACCGTTAAATTATTGCTGGTATAATCTATTGAACAACCACTTCTTCGATAAAGACTCTGCCGGTGTGTTTAGAGATTTCATTACGCAAAACAAAGGCAAAGACGCGTATGTAATATGCGATCCTCCGTTCGGCAGCAGAGTAGAAGCAATTTCGTGGAGTATAAAAAGGCTCTCCGATCTCCATAAAAAATGGAACAACATAGAGAACGAAGAAGATTGTTTGAAAATCATTTTTGTATTTCCATATTTTATGGAATCTCTAATGAAACAGAAAAGTAATCCACCCGGTGTATCCGGAGGCTTAAAAGACCTGAAGCTAACGGATTACAAAGTATGTTATGAGAATCATCCGCAATTTGTGGGGAACCCCAAGAATAAGAAGTTACCTTCACCGATTAGAATTTTCACGAATATACCGCTGCATTTGTTGGAGCTACCCGAGTCGGATGGTTACAAATACTGCAAGAGATGCAAAAGATGGGTTTCCAAAGAAAATAAACACTGTAAAAAGTGCAAGGACTGTACCTCGAAGAACGGTTCCAGATATAAACATTGTAACATCTGCGAAAGATGCGTGAAACCTTATTGGAAACATTGTGAAACTTGCAAAAGGTGTATCGTTGTTCAACATGTGTGCGGTCAGAAACCGCAAATGCATGGAAGATGCTTTAAATGTAACGAAGTTG GTCACACTGAGAAAGAGTGTAATGCTATCGAGGACACTCTAGATGGAACGTCAAATGAAAAAGTTAAGAAACGAAAGGCCAACGAAGATAAAGACATCGAGAGAgaagtaaaaagaaaaaagaccAACAACTTAAAGAAACTTCCGAAAAAGGTGGAGAAACGACGAGCGACGAGTAAAAAGGTTAAAAAGGAAACAAAGGGATTAAAGGAGAATGgtgtaattaaaaagaaaaagttaAAGAAATCTAAGATTGTAAATAATACTTAA